The Drosophila innubila isolate TH190305 chromosome 2R unlocalized genomic scaffold, UK_Dinn_1.0 1_C_2R, whole genome shotgun sequence DNA window TAAGCAGCGCCAATCGCCAGTTCCCAGCAGCTCACAGACAGCATAACCATTGGGACAATCCCTGCACTTCATGCTGCTCATATGAGTGTTCAATTCAGTGGGATCCAGGCAGCGGGAGCAGGCACAATCCATGTGCCGGGAGAGACACAACTGATGCTGTCGCTGACTCGTTCCCATCAACGGATTGGTGTAGGAGGTGTGAACGATGGCGCCAGTATCCAGCGGCACTGCAGCATACAGCTTCATGTTGAACTGCTCGTCCAGAGCGACCACTGTGTTGGGCACACAATGATGCGGCAGACTGGCGCCCCACACATAGACTCCCTTCAAGGTGTCCCCATCGCGGGCGGTTACCTCGAAGGCGTTGCTGTCAATGCGGATGCAGTGGGCGTGGATTATATCTGGTGTCAGCTGTTGCTCAGGTAAAGCCTCTACTAATCCGCTGGCCATTATGGGACGCACTACCTGCTCCTCATGCTCCTGCCACATGCCGTCCTCATTCCGATAATCCTCCAGTTTGATAGGTCTATCCACAAGCGGCTGGCAAAGATCCCGCTTATCCGGATTCtcgagcaacagcagcagcttcaaTAGCGCACAAATGTTGTAGTTCTTGACCAGGAGATCCTTACTGATCCTACTGCCAGCACCGCTGGCAAAGAACTCGCACTCGAAGGCATCGTGATCACTGCAGTCCATGCACAATGGATACACCTGACACTTTCGGCATATAATGTACGATTCCTGCAGGCACTGGGAGCACTTCAGCTGGCCACACTCCCAATGAGGCGCCACCAGCAACGGCTGCTCCTCCAGCAACGTCTCGCCCAGCTCAATCCGCTCGCTGACCACCAAATGCCtgcaattttattcaaatttatgcgattatttatatcaattcCCCAAGAATTGTATCTCCAGCACCTGCCCAGCTTCTCATTGGTGACAACGTTCAACTTTTCGCTGTAATCTTGCATTGTTTTCGATTACGTGTCGTCTCCTCTGCCTGCAAAGCAACAAATAGTTTTTCTTTCattgttgatttattttcttttatttttttcacgGCATTTGCGCTGTGGTTACCTAAAGCGACCGCTCCCAGTGACTGCCAGACTCATTACTTGGAGTCGCCAATTATAAATACCCAGGAGATGCGAttcctctcttcctctctctctctgtctcgccGGCCACAGAATTTCCCTCAGCCGATCTCTCGCTCGGTTTGTACTAAGTACTCTGGCTAATTGTGTGCTTATTTTTAGTTAGTTGCGTAGCGGCCTCTTTAGCAACAGCAGTTGCCGGTTCCTCTCTTTCTTGGTTCACATTTTCCTTCCACATTTTCCTGTATTTAATGCTTTTCCAAACTGCTTAGTTTTCGTGTTGATACTTTATTAACTTCCCATACACATTTTGAAATCCTTTTTAGCGGGTGTTAATTATccaatttgcttaattttattacttggTATAAAAAGTTGCAGTTTGTTTCAATATGTAGACTCTAACTTGGGAAACTTAGGTTGCTTTTTCAATgtctctttaaattttataaaaaaaatattttaaaatttgacattaatttttatacatttcacgtcaaaatatctgatatagttatcaaaaCCCTTAACTAGACATTGGAAAACCGACCCTTAGATTTCGAAATATGctataataatttctaatCAAGTAAGAAAAATGGCAGGCAGTTGTTCGAATTTCTGCctatcattataattttataaatgcaattttttctgCATAAATTCAAGCGATCAcattgcatacaaacgtaaaACAGCCATAGCTACCGATATATTTATTCGACCCTAATGCAATGAAGTGGAGCGACAGAAAATAATACTTACAAGATACTTACtttcagatttaaaaaaaaatacaattacaaacattaaaaaacttttagcaTATACGGATTTGTTAATGTTCACTTGTTCATATGGAGCCCCATATTTACCagaaacttgaaaaaaaaaaatattttttgttacctAGTGAAATCGAACGTGAAAGAAAACAGAATTGTACTCgcatttgattttgtatgcgttaaagttttatttaaaatatttctttgccatttcttttcatttcttaatttttcacacctgcctttatttgttgtgtgtgtgtgtgtgtgtgagtgggtgtGTGGCTACtaataagtaaatttatgttgcttttaaattattattatcgcATTTGCTCTGTCAATACTCCAAACTTCATGAGACTCAACGAAGCGTCGTTAAGTTTCGTGTATTCGTGTGTATTGAAAAGTGATTTTAATTGCTGGTGtgtgaatatgtgtgtatgttcgcttgtttgtttgtgttgtggcATTTCTTGCAGAAGAACATGCAGATACATTTTGTAAAtggtaataataatgataatgattatcAGAATGCCTAATGCATTCGATTTTCATAAAAGATACACACGTACATATACGTAAtccatatatatgtgtatgtattgtatatacttaatttgattcctctttcttttgtttttttttttttttgtttctttaacaCTACAATGCGCGAGAgcttttatgtgtgtgtgtttcccCGCGtctttatatgtaaatatatatatatatatatttatgtatgtatatatgtaagtagtaaaaaaatttaatttgtatatgtattttgctTATGCTAATTTACTGCGTTTGCCATGCGCATTCACACATCTATTGGCCTTTTGTACTCTACGTGCCTTCTTCGATTCAACCAGCTCCACGATGGTCGTCGATTCAGTTGCTCCCACAGCCGGAGCCGACGCTTCGCCGGCATTCGACTGCAACTGGTGATCTGGTGTCAATCCATTACCATTTCCATTGCCATGGTCCACTGTCAGCTTCATGGACACTGGACTGACAATGACGCCGCTGCGTTGATGATTGCCATAAAAGAGTTTTGTCGAATATCCATTGTTGGAGCTGGCGCTCGCTGCCTGCTGAGCCGTAATGGTGGCCGCAGCCTTTGAGTTAGACGGTGTCACATTGGACGCAATTGCGTTGGACGTTGCAGCGGTGTCTGTGTCCACCGTCGCATACTTGCGTTTCAGATTCTTGGCGGCCGAATTGACGGCCAACAGCTTTGCTGTGGTAGATTCATCCGGAGAGGTGAATGGGTTATCAACCGTTACCGTCACCGTTACATCACTTTCCATATCCACGTCTGTTTCGACTCCCGCATCCGCATCGACCTCGTCGCTGATGATGATTATGTTCTCAGGATCGACGCCCTGATTGACCAGTGCCTGCAAATCCTCTGGCGGCAAAACTGGCGCTAGCTTCTGATTGCACGAGCTGCACACTGACGGTATGGCGGGGCTCTTGGAGCGCCAAAATTGCAACTCGGTTTTGCACTTGTTGAGTTCCTATATGGGATtaagatattataaaaattagtattttccctaattttggttttttaattacagttTCTATAGTTTAGTGGTCCTAATCTTTACAATTTTGATCTTCTAAAgatcatttgttttatttattatgttccCACAAGTTTGCGTACCTGCAACAATGTGGAAAACTTGCGAGCCATTTCCTCATTCTTTTTGTCGTTCTCGTCCAGACGATTGGCATATTCCAGTGTCTGCTTCTGGTGCTCGGCCAGTAAGTTCTGTTGCTCCGACAGCTGTTTGCCCTGTTCGGCGGCCTTGCGCTTACAGGTGCGGAGTTCGGTGCGCAGCACCGACAGCTGATTATTGTACATCTTCATGCCCTGTTTAATCTTGCGTATTCCCTTACGCAGGACCATGTGGTTCTGGGGAGGTGAGTTATTCGAGTTGTCCGAGAGATCCGAGCTGATGGCCAAAGTAGCTATTATGGGATGGAATGGAATAAAGATGATTATTGCATTTAGTAAACATTTAGTAAATACAACTTACGCCGTTTTGTGGTAATGGGCAACTGAAAAAAGTCCTTGTACGCCAGTCCAGGCAGCGTGGATTCAATGCGATCCTTAAAGTACTCCATGGCCATGGTGGAGAGATCAAATAGTTCATCGGTGACGCGATAAGGACGCTGCAATCGCGGCGTAATACTTATATAGTTCAAAATGGACTGAACTTCATCGAGTATCTGTGGAGATAAAGTTTAGTTTAGATCGTGATTAACCAACTAATGGAATCTTTACTTACGGCACCCGGAAAGAAGCAACAGTGTCCCCGCTCAATATGCTTTCCCATGGACATTTGGAGCAGTGAGAGACGCATGTAGCATGTCTCGATGATGTCACATTCACAGGCTAGCGGATGATTCCGACGTGCCGACTCCCGACGTGGCATGCTCGCCTTGATCGACTGGAATCGATTGAATGTCGTCTTGATTTGCCTGGAGAATGCTGCATTCAACATGTTCATGCAAATATCATTCATCCGATTTGATACCTGAAAGTAATCTCATTTAGTTTGGGTTTAAAGTTCTACAAAAAATGAGGGCAACAAGGCAGGGAAAGCCCGCATCCAAATTTTGAGACCATCTAGAAAATATATCAGATTACGCTGCTAcctactacacacacacacacacacacacacgcacacacttagGCAGAAACACAGTCACGGacacaaaatcaaatgcatgacaaaaaacaagaaacaaaactAGAGATGGGTGCGAATACGTGCTTTGCGTGACACGACATGTCTAAACCAAGataccttaaaaaaaattcagacaTATATGTGTAGGTTTACATTGGTTTTAGCCAGGAAACGAAAATATTAAAGGACCAAactttagataaataaatttatctgaAAGTTGTTATCTTTAATCTGCGAAAATCttctatttataataattaatcgaataaaaaagtatttttgatctttcattttatttaaaaactgcaAAGTAAGAATAAAACTTCAATGTTTACTTGTAACTAAATAAcacttattaattattgttattataggAGTAACAAATTAGGGTAAAGGTCTGCTAGGCTGAGTCAACTCCAAACACAAGCTAGACTTgctttgaaatataaaaaataatagattaaagttagtttaagagcaatttaattaagaacaAGTCTTTTAAatagtataattaaataattgttgtagTTTAATTATGGAGGCCTTGGATTCAGCTTTAGAATTCTAACTGGTGAAGGGAGTTAATGTAGCAAACCTAAAAGTGTATTCATGTAGAGACTATTTTGTGTTCTAATaggacaaaataaaattaaaataacgcTGTTGAGGGAACACAAATGAAATTCATTATCTATATGGCATTATCTTGAGTTTCGAACACGAAACGGCCTCGTGATAGACGTGAGTTGTTCGTGACACGAGCTCAACACCAATCGCCGTCAAAATTTGAGTGtaacgaaaataataaatataacaacaacaacaacggcaagtGCATGCAGGTAGTTGAATAACTAGCATCGACCCGCAATTTGGAATCCGCAACCCGTAACCGTCTCTTTAGTCCAGGGACTTGAACTCAAACCCACGCGCATTCTACTTACATATTTTgcaaattgctttttattgattaaataatgaaGCAGTCAGAGTCTCTGCCTCCAATGCATTTCGTTTGGCACTTACCAATCTCAGATTGCTGATTTTCTTATAATCCAAGTAGCCAAGTGTCTTAATGATCAGTTCCGTTGGCAAATCCAGGAAATTCAAACCAGGTGCTGCACTGTTTATCGTTGAACAGGAGGCAACCTGCTGTGGTTGATGCTGATTCGGATTCTGATGTTGGTGCTGGTGTGGTTGATATTGTGTGGTGCGTCGCACCACAGAGGCGCGGGTGGACGATGGCGTCTCCTCAAAGCCGGCTCCAGCCCCTCCTCCACACATTTGGCGCGTTGATACCATGCTGATGCAGTGGGAAGGCAATCACCAAAGCACTTGAAATGCCAAATGTATCTTCCCTCAAAGTATAACAACGTCAGGCTTTATCCGCTATGATAGACGAATGCTgtgaattataatattaaagataCAACAAACAAACGCTTGTTAATTGCGGGTTTTGATTTCGATTATCGACTGATTGAAAATCGACCGATGACGGGCATCATTCAAAACATGTACCCAGTAACTCGTTTGAACGAGTGTGTGGTGCGTACAGTGGACGAGAAGAAATTCATAGTAATTTGCTACGCACTTCAGGCAAAGCGATTTTCGTACCCGTTTTATTCAATGGATTTACTGTGTGCACATTGTTTTCCGTATGTTAAAAAGCGTGCTTAAGCGTTTACTGCACAACACAGCACTTTTTAGCTGTAATTGAGACGTTTTCATGGActttttacacaattttacACAAGCACAATTAAAAACTACATTCACGCAAAAAAATGGTCGAAGACGTAGACCTGAGACCAGAGTTATCGATTTCGATGACTATCGAGCTGGTTCATGGACTAAGTGCTGCCAGATAGTCACGCGCGCCAAATGCAAACCAACAGACATAAGCTGACAGCGCTGCATTTTATTAACAGTACATGAGAATGTTAAGCGGACTTCAAGATCTGTTAAGAAATGCTCCAAATCGGATATATCAATAGTGAACATTCTAACCTggcgcataaattaaaatataaaactatttttagttcatttagcaataaattaataataaaaaaacaaacatttttcgcAAGCAACTAACCCACTGAGCAAAATGAACTATATAGTTCATGAATGAACGAATAAGTTCACTCGTTCATTTTTCAGTCGTGaactaaataaatcattaagTTCATTTTTCAAGTTCATTTTGGGCGCCAATagcgataaatttaaatttatgtattgtaaatatcaaattgccataactttgcaataaattattaatagtaagaaaatttgaaaattgaaattacataaaattaaggtaaacattttaatgaaggtttgaagcttttcattctaaaaaaaatactaaagtaattcagaaaattccaacaaaaacactgctaaaaatttacaaaattctagcttcaaaatgaggaaattgttaaaagttaccaattttgacatttgaccCAAAATTGTACATATTGCCAGATCGGATAATTtaacagggtggcagcctaTGGGGCGGGTGGCAACAATCAATCGCTCAACATGCAGGCTGAAAAAATAGTTAACGtgctcaatttaaataattgaatactttccgtacataaattataacaaaattaaatggtAATGAACGAAATACTTGTCGCGAACTatgtaaaattgtaaaaacaaaGCATTAACGCAGTGAAAGCACAAGAACAAAAGTTTGTGTGCGTACGATTgacagtgtatgtgtgtgctttgagTGCGTTTCCATgtatgagtgagtgagtgttgacaaaaatacaacaaaatcaaagaaaaatcaaaacaggaagtgtttgtgtgttcaAGCTATATTAAGAAGGAGCAAGAgtcaaataattttcttgtaatttATACATAGGATAGTTCAAGTTGCAAAGTCACATGAAGCGCCAGCATTTAACtaagccacagcagcagcagcaaaaacaacattaacagGGCATTAGTTCTCCCTTTCGTCTGCTGTGGTGTGGGGGCGTCTCTGAGTAACTTTCagtgttgttatcgttgttttTAATGCTGGTGCCGACGCCGCTCCATGAacgcttttaaatattattgaatatcACGTCATTTTGGCAACGCTTGTGTTGATGCGCACGCTGCCAgcactctctctttccctctccctctctgttgttattgttgttgccattgctgcatatttaataagaaaaacacacacacactcatgtaACTAAAACGCTCGCTACTGCTCgtattttgttggttttgcaGTGAAATCGAAGACttgcatttaaatgaatgtacaacaaaatatttagtgTAGATTGTTTTCTGTATGTGcgattgtgattgtgtgtgtgtcgagtAAGAGTACGATTTCATATGTTAatgcttttgtttgttatttgcttGGTCTCTGACTTTTATCTTTTAAAGTTTCGCGCTATCGCCGAACAGCAGCCGCTCCCATTCAACAACATTCTTGCCAAGCAGCGACAAACATCAAGCGGAGCCGGAGCCGCAGCCACAACggacaacaaaagcaacaacgacaacaacaacaataacagcaataacaacaccaAATACAGTAACAATAGCAGCGATTGGATAGCAAAACTGGCGCTGCCCACTGTCTGCTCACGCCCACAATGACAGCCGCTCCGCCCGCCCATGATAATGgcgaacagcagcaacaacaatatgcatTAGTTAAGCGCGCCGAAGATGAACGCGAGGATATTTTCAAGCGCTACGAACTGGGCCTGGATCCCAACAATGTGGTCGACTCCTGGGAGAATCCCACATTCGAAATCTATCACATAACCGACAAGTGAGTGTACCCTCTaacaaaatgtacatatatgtctGTCTGCATGCGTGTGATGTGATATCATGACAATGATgtcacaattttttattttaacagctgttaaataaaaggaattCTGACAGATAAGtctgtataaataattaatttaacagagATTAGCAAACAATGTACCCAAAAGGATCAAAGTCAAGCTTGCCACTTCATGGAAATATTTTGTACCCCGTTTAAGAGAAAAAGATACCATTTTCAACTAAAGTACCATCATACCAACTACATTTGATATCTGTcttaacataatataaatataattaaattaaacataatttgttCTTTGTTAGAAACTCtccaaatatataatatttcagAATCTTTTAATAACTTTACTCAACTGCCTACTTATCACATATAGATGCTTAAAAATCCCCTTTAGTGTATGgctttaatactttttatcaatttaaaaaaataaacaaattacaagTTTACTAAGCCGACAAGTAATGTAccatttcaaatacaaataaatgtataaatgtacCAAACAGATGTTTATTTGTGATTAAAAGCAAATTCTAGTGGTTAAAaacgagttattaatttaatgcaatgtAGCAATAAATCTGTCTTacgaaaatgtattaaattccTCTTATTTTGAGATATCTGGCAAGTGTAGAATGGGTAGGAATTCAAGTACACCTGATAAAATCGGTTGCCATTCCCTTATCTTATCAGCTACGATGACACTGAGAAATTGTCCAGTAACTGTTTTGTTCTCTCTGTGCTTCTAGATACGGCTTTATGCACGACTCCCGCCTGCCATCATCACGCGACTCACAGGAAGTGCATCGCAACAAGATTGAGCTGGAGCGGGACAAGAAATGGATGAAAATGTTAAACCATTGGCCGCCGCCACAGGATAAACTGCATAAGCGCGTCTACAAGGGTATTCCGGATAAGGTACGCTGGCCAGCTTGGAAACAGTTGCTCAATGTCGATGACTCGATGAAGAACAATGTGGGCGTATATGCGCGCATGCTACAGCTGGCCAAACAGAATGCCACAGAGACGCGGCAAATCGATGCGGACGTAAATCGTCAGTTTCGTGACAATCTCGCCTATCGGGAACGCTACAGTGTCAAGCAATGCTCGTTGTTCAATGTGTTGAATGCGTACAGCATCTACAACTCGGAGCTGGGCTACTGCCAGGGTATGGCTTGTGTGGCGGGCGTCTTGTTGCTCTACatgcaggaggaggaggcatTCTGGGCACTCAATACCCTAATTACGGATCGTAAATATGGCATGCACGGCCTGTTCATCGAAGGATTCCCAAAGTTGACACGCTTTATTGAGCATCACGATCGCATTCTATCCAAGATAATGCGCAAACTGCAtaaacactttatcaaaaacaatGTGGATGCACTGCTCTATGCTATCAAGTGGTTCTTTGTCGTCTTTGTGGAGCGCGTAAGTAGACTAAATGAATAATTCGTTAAAGCCCAATTAATATGCCATCTTTGCTTACAGGTGCCTTTTAGTCTGAGTTTACGGGTGTGGGATATCTTTCTGCTCGACGGAGATAAAGTTATTTTGGCCATGGCCGTTACCATTCTCTATCTGCACAAGGATGAACTGCTGCGCCTCAAGGATATGGATGGTATTATTGAATATCTGCAGGTGAAGCTTCACAAGAATTTCGGctacaacgacgacgacgccatCCAGGCGCTGGAACGTGTAATGAAGAAGCTAAAG harbors:
- the LOC117783618 gene encoding SET domain-containing protein SmydA-8 → MQDYSEKLNVVTNEKLGRHLVVSERIELGETLLEEQPLLVAPHWECGQLKCSQCLQESYIICRKCQVYPLCMDCSDHDAFECEFFASGAGSRISKDLLVKNYNICALLKLLLLLENPDKRDLCQPLVDRPIKLEDYRNEDGMWQEHEEQVVRPIMASGLVEALPEQQLTPDIIHAHCIRIDSNAFEVTARDGDTLKGVYVWGASLPHHCVPNTVVALDEQFNMKLYAAVPLDTGAIVHTSYTNPLMGTSQRQHQLCLSRHMDCACSRCLDPTELNTHMSSMKCRDCPNGYAVCELLGTGDWRCLNADCGALMPAVDVHELLTEVGSALVEAKGELSAYEDLLAQHQQLFHPNHFLLLDIKQNIASILRAAALMNSLNDPCKKLLSRRVELCGDLLPVCRAVVPGISKLYAIALFEYLLAFVELTELQFAEGDVDKKEYAALLMRARSVAKEALDLLQFEPENSAEGFLTERIGMELERIESDLMKYGKL
- the LOC117784737 gene encoding F-box only protein 28, yielding MVSTRQMCGGGAGAGFEETPSSTRASVVRRTTQYQPHQHQHQNPNQHQPQQVASCSTINSAAPGLNFLDLPTELIIKTLGYLDYKKISNLRLVSNRMNDICMNMLNAAFSRQIKTTFNRFQSIKASMPRRESARRNHPLACECDIIETCYMRLSLLQMSMGKHIERGHCCFFPGAILDEVQSILNYISITPRLQRPYRVTDELFDLSTMAMEYFKDRIESTLPGLAYKDFFQLPITTKRPTLAISSDLSDNSNNSPPQNHMVLRKGIRKIKQGMKMYNNQLSVLRTELRTCKRKAAEQGKQLSEQQNLLAEHQKQTLEYANRLDENDKKNEEMARKFSTLLQELNKCKTELQFWRSKSPAIPSVCSSCNQKLAPVLPPEDLQALVNQGVDPENIIIISDEVDADAGVETDVDMESDVTVTVTVDNPFTSPDESTTAKLLAVNSAAKNLKRKYATVDTDTAATSNAIASNVTPSNSKAAATITAQQAASASSNNGYSTKLFYGNHQRSGVIVSPVSMKLTVDHGNGNGNGLTPDHQLQSNAGEASAPAVGATESTTIVELVESKKARRVQKANRCVNAHGKRSKLA
- the LOC117783650 gene encoding USP6 N-terminal-like protein isoform X1 — its product is MTAAPPAHDNGEQQQQQYALVKRAEDEREDIFKRYELGLDPNNVVDSWENPTFEIYHITDKYGFMHDSRLPSSRDSQEVHRNKIELERDKKWMKMLNHWPPPQDKLHKRVYKGIPDKVRWPAWKQLLNVDDSMKNNVGVYARMLQLAKQNATETRQIDADVNRQFRDNLAYRERYSVKQCSLFNVLNAYSIYNSELGYCQGMACVAGVLLLYMQEEEAFWALNTLITDRKYGMHGLFIEGFPKLTRFIEHHDRILSKIMRKLHKHFIKNNVDALLYAIKWFFVVFVERVPFSLSLRVWDIFLLDGDKVILAMAVTILYLHKDELLRLKDMDGIIEYLQVKLHKNFGYNDDDAIQALERVMKKLKDLKLDVPPPAKSNEFPTRQLGVFVEADREKKTGRRRDYSDTEKQVLTDVISRQEQNAIEVQSTVSYETSECATGDAYSMKTYQSMTSLATSPAISSYSLYSNGFVITGPEDNRSQSVNNLNYPWHQMHHLQSVDSLPNGRGKRHSYSSDSDSRNRLDLDMALEALQCQQLQLQHENHQTVSSPAPTPAHSVRIIVQNGKGDDRHEKITTNVHKHNVVVNNENNAIGGNTNANANDDDDDDALSVENTRL
- the LOC117783650 gene encoding USP6 N-terminal-like protein isoform X2; its protein translation is MTAAPPAHDNGEQQQQQYALVKRAEDEREDIFKRYELGLDPNNVVDSWENPTFEIYHITDKYGFMHDSRLPSSRDSQEVHRNKIELERDKKWMKMLNHWPPPQDKLHKRVYKGIPDKVRWPAWKQLLNVDDSMKNNVGVYARMLQLAKQNATETRQIDADVNRQFRDNLAYRERYSVKQCSLFNVLNAYSIYNSELGYCQGMACVAGVLLLYMQEEEAFWALNTLITDRKYGMHGLFIEGFPKLTRFIEHHDRILSKIMRKLHKHFIKNNVDALLYAIKWFFVVFVERVPFSLSLRVWDIFLLDGDKVILAMAVTILYLHKDELLRLKDMDGIIEYLQVKLHKNFGYNDDDAIQALERVMKKLKDLKLDVPPPAKSNEFPTRQLGVFVEADREKKTGRRRDYSDTEKQVLTDVISRQEQNAIEVQSTVSYETSECATVTLTVPEDSHSIRSSLAGTSVASHGSSETMSLEDNNIHLKTANMLQNAPQREMLLGT